From the genome of Impatiens glandulifera chromosome 9, dImpGla2.1, whole genome shotgun sequence, one region includes:
- the LOC124916409 gene encoding homeobox-leucine zipper protein HOX9-like — MIFATVSISYNCDGVAARAWGLLFLEPNIILEILKDRLSWLLDCWKLEGFGKFPAKIGGIIELIYIQFYASTTVDPASDFWMLRYTSTLDYGTIVVKSHLPSSLFFQELLLENSPGQVADPQFTRAMIMTSGYIIRPIAGAGSSIHIVDHLDLETPIIPDILKPVCESSNLVAQKLTYADRAGRAYMPKDIAL, encoded by the exons ATGATATTTGCTACTGTTAGCATTTCATACAATTGTGATGGGGTTGCTGCACGAGCTTGGGGTTTGTTGTTTCTTGAGCCTAACAta ATATTGGAGATCCTCAAGGATAGACTATCATGGCTACTTGATTGTTGGAAGCTGGAGGGGTTCGGCAAGTTTCCTGCTAAAATTGGGGGAATTATTGAATTGATATACATACAA TTCTATGCTTCTACGACAGTGGATCCTGCTAGTGACTTCTGGATGCTAAGATACACATCAACTTTGGATTATGGTACCATTGTGGTAAAGTCTCATTTGCCTTCTAGTTTATTTTTCCAAGAG CTTCTTCTTGAAAATAGTCCTGGTCAAGTTGCTGATCCACAATTCACAAGAGCCATGATTATGACCAGTGGCTATATAATTCGGCCAATTGCAGGGGCAGGCTCAAGCATTCATATTGTTGACCATCTGGACCTTGAG ACACCAATTATTCCTGACATACTGAAGCCTGTCTGTGAATCATCCAATCTAGTGGCTCAGAAGTTGACCTATGCT